The region CGGTGCTGCCGACCGCCCTCTACGTCGTCAACGCCGCCCTGTCGATCAGGGCCGGCCTGCGGGTCAACCGCGGCGAGCCGTTCCGCTACCCGCTCTCGGTGCGCTTCATCAGGTAGAGCTTTTGTCGAAACAGTTGCACACAGCAACCTCCCATACTGCTTTAATGAGCGCATGACAGACGCGACCCCTCCCACGAACCCCTACCAGGCAACGCCGCAGCCGCTCAGCCCCAGCGACGAACGACTGTGGGCCACGCTGATCCACATCGGCGGTATCTTCTTCAGCTTCATCCCGGCGCTGATCGGCTACCTGGTTCTCAAGGACCGCGGCGCCTTCATCCGCGCGCACTCGCTGACCGCTCTCAACTTCCAGCTGACCATGCTCATCGCGATCATCATCGGCTACGTGCTCACGCTGGTGCTCATCGGCCTGCTCGTGCTGCTCGCCGCCTACATCGTCATCATCATCTTCGGCATCATCGCCGCGATCGCCGCGAACAAGGGCGAGCAGTACAAGTACCCGCTCACCATCCAGTTCATCAAGTAGTCAGAACTCAAGTCACGCCTCGAGTAGGCGTCGCACCACGGCGTCAGCCAGCAGCCGCCCGCGCAGGGTCAGTTCCACCGATCCGCGCAGGGCGGCTGTCGCGTTAACGAGCTCGTCGGCGATGAGCCCCGCGACGGCGACACGGCCGGACGGCTCGAGTTCGTCGATGCGCAGTCCCTCCCGGATGCGGGTGAGCAGCAGTACCCGCTCGACCCGACGCGTCTCGGCGTCGAGCGTCTCGCGACCGGCAGCGGGCGAGAGGCCGGCGAGGATGCGGTCGGCGTAGGCCGCGGGATGCTTCACGTTCCACCAACGCACTCCCCCGACGTGACTGTGCGCGCCAGGGCCGATGCCCCACCAGTCGTGCCCCTGCCAGTAGGCCAGGTTGTGCCGCGACCGGTTGCCGTCGGTGCGCGCCCAGTTGCTCACCTCGTACCACTCGTAGCCGGCGGCGGCGAGCTTCGCATCCAGCAGCTCGTACATGTCGGCCTGCAGGTCGTCGCTCGGTGCGGCGACCTCGCCCCGGCGGATCTGCCGGGCGAGCTTGGTGCCGTCTTCGATGATGAGCGCGTACGCCGACACGTGGTCGGGATTCTCGGCGAGTACCGCGTCGATCGAGGTGTTCCAGTCGTCGAGCGACTCCCCC is a window of Conyzicola nivalis DNA encoding:
- the hemW gene encoding radical SAM family heme chaperone HemW, producing MPSALPLADPAPADGLLPHSVTDDAATRNLGIYVHVPFCRVRCGYCDFNTYTSEELRGAKRSDYAGQAIEEVALASHVLEASGLPDREATTVFFGGGTPTLLPVTDLAEMLAAIVVAWGLAPGAEVTTEANPDSVDRDYLFALKAAGFTRVSFGMQSAVPHVLATLERTHDPARIPLVVAWAREAGLQVSLDLIYGTPGESLDDWNTSIDAVLAENPDHVSAYALIIEDGTKLARQIRRGEVAAPSDDLQADMYELLDAKLAAAGYEWYEVSNWARTDGNRSRHNLAYWQGHDWWGIGPGAHSHVGGVRWWNVKHPAAYADRILAGLSPAAGRETLDAETRRVERVLLLTRIREGLRIDELEPSGRVAVAGLIADELVNATAALRGSVELTLRGRLLADAVVRRLLEA
- a CDS encoding DUF4870 domain-containing protein, with the protein product MTDATPPTNPYQATPQPLSPSDERLWATLIHIGGIFFSFIPALIGYLVLKDRGAFIRAHSLTALNFQLTMLIAIIIGYVLTLVLIGLLVLLAAYIVIIIFGIIAAIAANKGEQYKYPLTIQFIK